Proteins encoded together in one Bradyrhizobium sp. CB82 window:
- the hypB gene encoding hydrogenase nickel incorporation protein HypB yields MCTVCGCNDAKTSIEYVRDAHHEHDNDGRHHHHARHDHPHGGGYHDHEHDDAGLLDCSAKPAGQRIAGMSSDRIIQVERDILGKNDRLAAENRTRFRADDVLAFNLVSSPGAGKTSLLVRAVSDLKDSFLIGVIEGDQQTSHDAERICATGVPAIQINTGKGCHLDAAMVGEAYERLRRLNGGILFIENVGNLVCPAAFDLGEACKIVVLSTTEGEDKPLKYPDMFASSSLMLINKIDLAPVLDFDLSRTIEYARRVNTKIEVLTVSARTGEGLPAFYAWIRRQADTIGPAAAAAAE; encoded by the coding sequence ATGTGTACGGTCTGCGGTTGCAACGACGCCAAGACGTCCATCGAGTACGTTCGTGATGCGCATCATGAGCATGACAACGATGGTCGTCATCACCATCATGCCCGGCATGATCATCCTCACGGGGGCGGATACCACGATCATGAGCACGACGACGCCGGGCTTCTCGATTGCAGCGCCAAGCCCGCGGGCCAACGGATCGCGGGCATGAGCAGCGACCGTATCATCCAAGTTGAGCGCGACATTCTTGGCAAGAACGACCGCCTCGCCGCCGAAAACCGCACTCGCTTCCGCGCCGACGACGTACTTGCTTTCAACCTTGTCTCGAGCCCCGGCGCCGGCAAGACTTCGCTGCTGGTCCGCGCCGTGTCCGACTTGAAGGACAGCTTTCTGATCGGCGTGATCGAAGGTGATCAGCAGACCTCCCACGATGCAGAGCGCATTTGCGCTACTGGCGTGCCGGCCATCCAGATCAACACCGGAAAGGGCTGTCACCTCGATGCCGCCATGGTCGGTGAGGCCTATGAGCGGCTGCGCCGGCTTAACGGCGGCATTCTCTTCATCGAGAACGTCGGCAACCTTGTTTGTCCCGCGGCGTTCGATCTCGGTGAAGCCTGCAAGATCGTGGTGCTCTCGACCACGGAGGGCGAGGACAAACCGCTGAAATACCCGGATATGTTCGCCTCCTCTTCGTTGATGCTGATCAACAAAATCGATCTCGCGCCGGTGCTTGATTTCGATCTCTCCAGGACCATCGAATATGCGCGGCGGGTCAACACGAAAATTGAGGTGCTGACCGTGTCGGCGCGCACGGGTGAAGGGCTTCCGGCGTTTTATGCCTGGATCCGCAGGCAGGCGGACACGATAGGACCGGCCGCGGCGGCAGCGGCCGAATGA
- the hypA gene encoding hydrogenase maturation nickel metallochaperone HypA: MHEMALCQGIIGIVEEEARNRSFSKVKAVCLEIGALSHVTPEAIKFCFEAVAARTMAQGARLEIIATPGIAWCMACSTNVEIKQRYEPCPSCGSYQLQVTGGEEMRVNKLEVA; this comes from the coding sequence GTGCATGAGATGGCGTTGTGCCAGGGCATCATTGGGATCGTCGAGGAAGAGGCACGAAATCGCTCGTTCTCGAAGGTGAAGGCCGTGTGCCTCGAGATCGGTGCGCTCAGCCACGTCACACCGGAGGCGATCAAATTCTGCTTCGAGGCGGTCGCTGCGCGGACCATGGCGCAGGGCGCAAGGCTCGAGATCATTGCGACGCCGGGGATCGCATGGTGCATGGCTTGCTCGACGAACGTCGAGATCAAGCAACGTTACGAGCCGTGTCCATCCTGCGGCAGCTATCAATTGCAGGTGACCGGCGGTGAGGAAATGCGCGTGAATAAATTGGAGGTCGCCTGA
- the hypF gene encoding carbamoyltransferase HypF — MTMVDEATARDGQRLRLHVRGAVQGVGFRPYVYGLARRYRLTGFVANDPHGVVIEVEGARTSDFVTALPLEKPPLARIDEISVQPVSAAASEEFCIRASEQGRVSTRIVADAATCPECLGELFDPASRLHFYPFISCTHCGPRYTITEQLPYDRAATAMKRFTMCEACAADYADPNSRRFHAEAIACPQCGPRLSHPVAEIAAAIAVGKIVAIKGLGGYQLICDARDNEAVKRLRKRKQRDQKPFAIMVGSIDLVAEIATADAAELALLQTLARPIVLMTSRHRLAPAIAPGLSQVGVMLPVMPLHYLIFDALNSGHPQDGKSWAIVTTSANLSGEPLLTDNDQATRRLAGIADLIVTHDRDIVIRADDSVVSVVAGRTQFIRRARGYVPEPVRLVRSVPSILAVGGSLKSTVTATRGDEAFVSQHIGDLDTAEGVRILEETVHQLLSTLDVEPIVVAHDLHPNIASTRFAEASGRRLVAIQHHHAHAASVMAEHRVERPVLALVLDGFGYGGDAGNWGGELLLCEGARFRRLGHLAPLKMPGGDRAAWEPWRMAASVLHGLQRGDEIPGRFAAQPQAARLSTLLDQRDVPMTTSAGRLFDAAAGLLRLSLVQSYEGEAAMKLEARVRQPRVARDGWVIENGVLSLSPLLERLANDVLDPTDGAELFHGTFAAACVDWIVRIARETGIMTVALSGGCFLNAILSAEIERGCLAAGLTPLLPRQVPPNDGGLSLGQAWIAALQLIEHQGLEGTA; from the coding sequence ATGACGATGGTGGACGAAGCCACGGCGCGCGACGGACAACGGCTGCGTCTGCATGTGCGCGGCGCCGTGCAGGGCGTCGGCTTTCGTCCTTATGTCTATGGTCTGGCCAGGCGCTATCGCCTCACCGGCTTCGTCGCCAATGATCCGCATGGCGTCGTCATCGAGGTCGAGGGCGCGCGCACATCAGATTTCGTCACCGCGCTACCGCTCGAAAAGCCGCCGCTGGCACGGATCGACGAGATTTCGGTGCAGCCGGTCAGCGCGGCGGCGAGCGAGGAGTTCTGCATTCGCGCCAGCGAGCAGGGCAGGGTGTCGACGCGGATCGTCGCCGACGCCGCAACCTGCCCGGAGTGCCTGGGCGAGCTGTTCGATCCGGCCAGCCGGCTCCATTTCTATCCCTTCATCAGCTGCACCCATTGCGGTCCGCGCTACACCATCACCGAGCAGCTGCCATATGACCGTGCAGCGACCGCAATGAAGCGCTTTACCATGTGTGAAGCCTGTGCCGCGGATTATGCCGATCCCAACAGCCGCCGCTTCCACGCCGAGGCGATTGCCTGCCCGCAATGCGGCCCGAGGCTTAGCCACCCCGTCGCGGAGATCGCGGCCGCGATTGCAGTGGGGAAGATCGTCGCGATCAAGGGGCTCGGCGGCTATCAGCTCATCTGTGATGCGCGCGACAACGAGGCCGTAAAACGCCTTCGGAAGCGCAAGCAGCGCGATCAAAAGCCCTTCGCCATCATGGTCGGCTCAATAGACTTGGTTGCCGAGATCGCCACTGCCGATGCTGCCGAGCTGGCGTTGCTCCAGACGCTAGCGCGGCCGATCGTGCTGATGACGTCGCGTCATCGTCTCGCGCCTGCGATCGCGCCGGGGCTGTCGCAGGTCGGGGTTATGCTGCCGGTTATGCCATTGCACTATTTGATTTTTGATGCGCTGAACTCGGGCCATCCGCAGGACGGCAAAAGCTGGGCGATCGTCACAACCAGCGCCAATCTCAGCGGCGAACCGCTGCTGACCGACAACGACCAGGCGACGCGGCGCCTCGCCGGCATCGCCGATCTCATCGTCACCCATGACCGCGACATTGTCATTCGTGCGGACGATTCCGTCGTATCTGTCGTGGCGGGGCGCACCCAGTTTATCCGCCGCGCCCGCGGTTACGTTCCAGAGCCCGTGCGCCTCGTACGATCCGTTCCGTCGATCCTTGCCGTTGGCGGTAGCCTGAAATCGACCGTAACGGCTACGCGCGGCGACGAGGCCTTCGTCTCCCAACATATCGGCGATCTCGACACTGCGGAAGGGGTGCGCATCTTAGAAGAAACAGTGCATCAACTGCTTTCAACGCTCGATGTTGAGCCGATCGTCGTCGCGCATGACCTGCATCCGAATATCGCGTCGACCCGTTTTGCCGAAGCGAGCGGGAGGAGGCTGGTTGCGATTCAGCATCATCATGCCCATGCGGCGTCCGTAATGGCCGAACATCGCGTCGAACGTCCTGTATTGGCGCTGGTGCTCGACGGGTTCGGCTATGGCGGCGACGCTGGCAACTGGGGTGGTGAGCTTCTGCTGTGCGAGGGGGCTCGCTTCCGCCGGCTCGGACATCTCGCACCACTCAAGATGCCCGGCGGCGACCGCGCCGCGTGGGAGCCGTGGCGGATGGCAGCGAGCGTGCTACACGGATTGCAGCGCGGCGACGAGATTCCGGGCCGCTTTGCCGCGCAGCCGCAAGCGGCGCGCCTGTCCACCTTGCTGGATCAGCGCGACGTGCCGATGACGACGAGCGCCGGCCGGCTGTTCGACGCGGCGGCAGGACTGCTTCGGCTTTCCCTGGTGCAAAGCTACGAGGGCGAGGCCGCGATGAAGCTGGAAGCGCGTGTTCGCCAGCCCCGCGTTGCTCGGGACGGCTGGGTGATCGAGAACGGCGTGCTCTCACTGTCTCCGTTGCTCGAACGGCTCGCGAACGATGTGCTCGATCCGACCGACGGCGCCGAACTGTTCCACGGCACGTTCGCCGCCGCCTGTGTCGACTGGATCGTTCGTATCGCGCGGGAGACCGGCATCATGACCGTCGCCTTGAGCGGTGGCTGCTTTCTCAATGCGATCCTGAGCGCCGAGATCGAGCGGGGCTGCCTCGCAGCCGGTCTCACGCCGCTGCTGCCCCGCCAGGTGCCGCCCAATGATGGCGGCCTGAGCCTGGGGCAGGCCTGGATCGCCGCGCTCCAACTCATCGAACACCAAGGCCTGGAAGGAACCGCCTGA